A genomic stretch from Colwellia sp. Arc7-635 includes:
- a CDS encoding cobaltochelatase subunit CobN yields the protein MKNPLIKISILLFSCITVISNVFAQAPSVKQEQAPTGKAHNVLFISTAHANTAKITLLKEVAKERVASTWHIQQKSAKSLLDATNQTSTLVSLFNQYDLVILDAVSVREASAAFDHYAEAISQVNSAVVAFKYLQNAKLNKALSADNASTLEDYWMNAGRRNLDNMLSYIAENVSNAKQASSTLAMSATPTVSKVPAPIIFPQQGIYHPALPDLIIKDLAEYKKRRPVKPQQPKIAILLQRALIESEQTQLIDATIAQLEAKGAYVVPFFFKLSPVTSDYSHLLQLPITKDGQVVGQETDVDLIINFRNIHWANQRKVEFEKFNVPVMQAMTYYSGDKETWEADMQGVSANMMSFTLVLPENAGVIDPMIVAAMNMTDQKVEVIDYQLEHLVNKAINVVNLKYKANKDKKLTLFVWGDKDVGASFMNIPKSIEAISQRLANEGYNTAERDAEYFVANAKKILDPFYRDYQLTELLDHDLAELMPIDDYLSWFNALPTELTQKITDHWGQPQDNFMAVEKDGKHFFILPRIRNGNMLIMRQPPRSDSKNDENMIYHQGLVPINHFYLAAYYYAREYWQSDAIVHLGTHGSQEYLGGKERGLSIYDQGNLAVWDTPVVYPFIVDDVGEAMQTKRRGRATVISHMTPPFAAAGLEGDIRNLHELMHQYKQLDQGGVKQKTAVQLTQLCFDTNICKDLAWEQAQIDQAFDEFIDALHIHLEALATANQPLGLHTFGYIPEQALTISTLVQMLGNDFTARASEFEHDNYGESLIGEHHGDGTNESDESVAHSHTYHEKRHEKGHEKDNITRSETVEENDVSRLSGYLTVKNYIIDAADQSAERPVPITELTTELQADIARGQKLYQSMASIHELDAMVDFLSAKYIPVKSGGDPIRHPESLATGYNLFGFNPARVPTQAAFEQGKELTEQMIANYYQKHQRYPDKMAFSLWSIETMRHYGVLESQVLYAMGVKPKWSASGRVIGTEIIPYSELKRPRIDVVVSATGLYRDAFPNVMQMLAKAVNQVAALKEDNNSIWQNSEKVKADLLAEGVDEKEAEYLSTIRIFSNQSGDYGTGVDDAAWASDTWEDDKKISDNYLGKMGYFFGADNSRWGQKAANADGKEVQLYAKQLSGTDIAMFARSSNLFGMLSTDDPFEYFGALSLAVRNIDGKSPDMVIANLRDAKNAKAEDAGLFLAKELRTRMFHPRWIKELQKEGYSGAVSLASKMDNFFGWQVVDPNLIRNDQWDEYLDIYVNDKLDLKLNEWFKDINPAAFARMMERMLEAERKYYWQADPERLKQLVEQYVAVVNNNDLVILNDAVKAHVNELAEGFGLAPLAAKTLEAMAASTKALQAKNNQQLAAKNVEKKDDSSSETKPEQQVEGQKLDKQSAQTVEPNDFIYYSLAGILFLIACGAAWQSKNRKLSKDHIFIINNK from the coding sequence ATGAAAAATCCTTTAATTAAAATTTCCATCTTATTATTTTCCTGCATTACAGTTATCAGTAATGTTTTTGCCCAAGCACCGAGTGTCAAACAAGAGCAAGCACCGACAGGTAAAGCGCATAACGTATTATTTATTAGTACCGCTCATGCCAATACTGCAAAAATAACCTTATTAAAAGAAGTCGCTAAAGAAAGAGTGGCTTCGACTTGGCATATCCAACAAAAGTCGGCGAAGTCATTGCTCGACGCGACTAACCAAACAAGCACACTAGTCTCCTTGTTTAATCAATATGATTTAGTCATTCTCGACGCGGTGTCAGTACGAGAAGCCAGTGCCGCTTTCGATCATTACGCCGAGGCAATCAGCCAAGTAAATTCTGCCGTCGTTGCTTTTAAATATTTACAAAACGCTAAACTCAATAAAGCGTTAAGCGCTGATAATGCCAGTACTTTAGAAGATTATTGGATGAATGCTGGCCGTCGTAATCTCGATAATATGCTGTCCTATATTGCAGAAAATGTTAGCAACGCTAAGCAAGCAAGCTCAACGCTAGCAATGTCAGCAACTCCTACGGTTAGCAAAGTACCTGCTCCAATTATTTTTCCGCAACAGGGCATTTATCACCCGGCATTGCCAGACTTAATTATCAAAGATTTAGCCGAATATAAAAAACGCCGTCCGGTAAAACCTCAACAACCTAAAATAGCGATATTGCTACAACGCGCATTAATAGAGTCTGAGCAAACGCAATTAATTGATGCCACCATTGCACAACTAGAAGCCAAAGGTGCTTACGTTGTACCGTTCTTTTTCAAATTAAGTCCTGTTACCAGCGACTATAGCCATTTGCTACAACTGCCAATCACTAAAGATGGCCAGGTTGTTGGTCAAGAAACTGATGTTGATTTGATCATCAACTTTCGTAACATTCATTGGGCTAATCAACGTAAAGTCGAGTTTGAAAAATTCAATGTGCCTGTCATGCAAGCAATGACTTATTATTCTGGTGATAAAGAAACATGGGAAGCTGATATGCAAGGCGTCAGCGCCAATATGATGTCATTCACTTTAGTGTTACCAGAAAACGCCGGCGTGATTGATCCGATGATCGTGGCAGCAATGAACATGACAGATCAAAAAGTTGAAGTTATCGACTACCAACTAGAGCACCTAGTGAACAAAGCCATTAATGTGGTTAATTTAAAATACAAAGCCAATAAAGATAAAAAGCTCACCTTATTTGTTTGGGGCGACAAAGATGTTGGCGCTTCTTTTATGAATATCCCTAAAAGTATTGAAGCCATTAGTCAGCGTTTAGCTAATGAAGGCTACAACACCGCAGAACGTGATGCAGAATATTTTGTTGCCAACGCCAAGAAAATTCTCGACCCTTTCTATCGTGATTATCAATTAACCGAATTGTTAGATCATGACTTAGCCGAGTTAATGCCGATTGATGATTATTTAAGCTGGTTTAATGCCCTGCCGACTGAACTAACGCAAAAAATAACGGATCATTGGGGCCAACCACAAGATAACTTTATGGCGGTAGAAAAAGACGGTAAGCACTTTTTTATCCTGCCACGTATTCGCAATGGCAATATGCTGATCATGCGCCAACCACCGCGTTCTGATAGTAAAAATGATGAAAACATGATTTATCACCAAGGTTTAGTACCTATCAATCATTTCTACCTTGCCGCTTATTATTACGCCCGCGAGTATTGGCAATCCGACGCTATTGTTCATTTAGGTACCCATGGTTCACAAGAGTATTTAGGCGGTAAAGAACGGGGTTTATCTATTTATGACCAAGGTAATTTAGCGGTTTGGGATACGCCCGTGGTATACCCATTTATTGTCGATGATGTTGGTGAAGCGATGCAAACCAAACGCCGTGGCCGCGCTACTGTAATTTCACACATGACACCACCATTTGCTGCTGCCGGATTAGAAGGCGACATTCGAAATTTGCATGAATTGATGCATCAATATAAACAACTCGATCAAGGTGGCGTAAAACAAAAAACGGCCGTGCAATTAACTCAGTTATGTTTTGATACCAATATCTGTAAAGACTTAGCGTGGGAACAAGCACAAATCGACCAAGCGTTTGATGAGTTTATCGACGCCTTGCATATTCATTTAGAAGCATTAGCAACCGCTAATCAGCCACTAGGTTTACATACTTTTGGGTATATTCCAGAACAAGCCTTAACGATATCAACCTTAGTACAAATGCTGGGCAACGACTTTACTGCAAGGGCTAGTGAGTTTGAACATGATAACTACGGTGAAAGCTTAATTGGTGAGCATCACGGCGACGGCACTAACGAAAGTGACGAAAGTGTTGCTCATAGCCATACTTACCATGAAAAAAGGCATGAAAAAGGGCATGAAAAAGATAATATCACCCGCTCTGAAACAGTTGAAGAAAATGATGTCAGCCGTTTATCAGGTTACTTAACGGTTAAAAATTATATCATTGATGCTGCAGATCAATCAGCCGAACGCCCGGTGCCAATTACCGAACTAACAACAGAACTGCAAGCTGACATTGCACGAGGTCAAAAGCTTTATCAAAGCATGGCAAGTATCCACGAACTCGATGCCATGGTCGACTTCTTGAGTGCTAAGTATATCCCGGTAAAATCAGGTGGCGATCCAATACGCCACCCCGAATCTTTAGCTACTGGCTATAACTTATTTGGCTTTAACCCTGCTCGCGTTCCAACCCAAGCAGCTTTCGAGCAAGGCAAAGAACTGACAGAACAAATGATCGCTAATTACTATCAAAAGCATCAACGTTACCCTGACAAAATGGCCTTCTCGTTATGGTCAATTGAAACCATGCGTCACTACGGCGTACTTGAATCCCAAGTACTTTATGCCATGGGTGTTAAGCCAAAATGGAGTGCAAGCGGCCGTGTTATTGGCACCGAAATCATTCCTTACAGCGAATTAAAGCGTCCACGTATAGATGTCGTGGTGTCAGCCACAGGTTTATACCGTGATGCTTTTCCTAATGTCATGCAAATGCTAGCAAAAGCGGTCAATCAGGTCGCGGCATTAAAAGAAGACAACAACTCGATTTGGCAAAATAGTGAAAAAGTAAAAGCTGACTTACTGGCCGAAGGTGTTGATGAAAAAGAAGCAGAGTATTTATCAACTATTCGAATTTTTTCAAATCAATCAGGTGATTACGGTACCGGTGTAGATGACGCGGCTTGGGCCAGTGATACCTGGGAAGATGATAAAAAAATATCTGATAACTATTTAGGTAAAATGGGCTACTTCTTCGGTGCTGACAATAGCCGCTGGGGACAAAAAGCGGCAAATGCTGACGGTAAAGAAGTACAACTTTACGCCAAACAATTATCAGGCACTGACATTGCCATGTTCGCTCGTTCTTCAAATTTATTTGGTATGCTAAGTACTGATGACCCGTTTGAATACTTTGGCGCACTCAGTTTAGCGGTACGTAACATTGATGGTAAAAGTCCTGACATGGTAATAGCCAACTTACGTGACGCTAAAAATGCCAAAGCCGAAGATGCCGGTTTATTTCTTGCCAAAGAATTACGTACTCGCATGTTTCATCCTCGCTGGATAAAAGAGCTACAAAAAGAAGGTTATTCGGGTGCCGTGTCATTAGCCTCAAAAATGGATAACTTTTTTGGCTGGCAAGTTGTTGATCCTAACCTGATCAGAAACGATCAATGGGATGAATACCTAGACATTTATGTTAATGACAAACTCGACCTGAAGCTCAACGAATGGTTTAAAGATATTAACCCTGCCGCCTTCGCCCGTATGATGGAACGTATGCTCGAAGCAGAGCGTAAATACTATTGGCAAGCAGACCCTGAGCGTTTGAAGCAACTTGTTGAACAATACGTTGCCGTGGTTAATAACAATGATTTAGTGATTTTAAATGACGCGGTAAAAGCGCATGTAAATGAACTAGCCGAAGGTTTTGGTTTAGCGCCACTGGCTGCAAAAACTCTAGAAGCTATGGCCGCTAGCACAAAAGCCCTGCAAGCAAAGAACAACCAACAACTTGCCGCAAAAAATGTAGAGAAAAAAGATGACTCTTCATCAGAAACTAAACCAGAACAGCAAGTTGAAGGCCAAAAACTTGATAAACAAAGTGCACAAACCGTAGAGCCGAACGACTTTATCTATTATAGCTTAGCGGGTATTTTGTTCTTAATTGCATGTGGAGCAGCTTGGCAAAGTAAGAATAGAAAACTCAGCAAGGATCATATTTTTATTATCAATAATAAGTAA
- a CDS encoding DUF2149 domain-containing protein has protein sequence MRLLDEDEGINPALSVVNLVDVFLVLVAALLIAIAQNPLNPFLAEDVTVIKNAGKDNMEIIVKKGNTIESFKSDGKTGAGTGKKAGTAYEMADGSMIYVKE, from the coding sequence ATGAGGTTGCTTGATGAGGATGAAGGCATTAACCCTGCATTATCAGTCGTCAACTTAGTCGATGTATTTTTAGTGTTAGTGGCCGCATTATTGATTGCTATTGCACAAAACCCATTGAATCCCTTTCTAGCCGAAGATGTCACCGTTATTAAAAATGCCGGTAAAGATAATATGGAAATTATCGTTAAAAAAGGTAATACCATCGAGAGTTTTAAAAGTGATGGCAAAACGGGCGCAGGCACAGGTAAGAAAGCAGGTACTGCTTATGAAATGGCCGATGGCAGCATGATTTACGTAAAAGAGTAG
- a CDS encoding MotA/TolQ/ExbB proton channel family protein, which produces MIALIEQTMYQLSDFFMAPVLCLIALLFIYSLFASGQFFSQTLQRRRHYKSFIQLLNSRLGNKPDLMLNGYPMASLANEIPNISQDQLDVAALKELEGVRNVSRLAPMLGLIATMIPMGPALKSLADGNIQGISENLIVAFSAVIFGLIIASITFWIASVKKRWMVEELVALMPLINNKAPVINQQTLTLPVKAVEQDYEVA; this is translated from the coding sequence ATGATCGCCCTGATCGAACAAACCATGTACCAGCTGTCTGATTTCTTTATGGCTCCTGTACTTTGTCTTATTGCATTACTGTTTATTTACTCTTTATTTGCTAGCGGACAATTTTTTAGTCAAACCCTGCAACGTCGTCGTCATTATAAGTCTTTCATACAATTACTTAACAGCAGATTAGGCAATAAGCCTGACTTAATGCTGAACGGCTACCCAATGGCATCTTTGGCAAATGAAATTCCCAACATCAGTCAAGACCAACTTGATGTCGCAGCACTAAAAGAGCTGGAAGGCGTGCGTAATGTCAGCCGTTTAGCCCCTATGTTAGGTTTAATCGCGACTATGATCCCAATGGGACCTGCTTTAAAAAGCTTAGCCGATGGCAATATACAAGGCATCAGTGAAAACTTAATCGTCGCATTTTCTGCGGTTATTTTTGGTTTGATAATCGCCTCAATTACCTTTTGGATCGCATCAGTTAAAAAGCGTTGGATGGTCGAAGAACTCGTAGCCCTAATGCCGCTGATCAACAACAAAGCGCCGGTAATTAATCAGCAAACACTTACCTTACCTGTAAAAGCTGTGGAGCAAGACTATGAGGTTGCTTGA
- a CDS encoding HmuY family protein: MRLNKDLNQKFKLTSLALCVLLTACGGGGSSSEETTSEPTTPTTPTTPEPTTPTAPTQGDIIGPHSTGSTSESVFVYYDLDAKAVVELATEEEAAANTVWDIAFKRTNIYLNQNSDNAITAYAMGNNSDFFDANGDPIAASFIAANADTELDDYLAVKTSDIPTDDTLFIADVTANIIEGFYDYNSTTHVVSAADTKYFITDSDGAFTKFRATSITTAGRGIGQITLQTAYQGSSDVAFAPEQALVIDAALTCSGDVTAVYVDFDSNQEVTEADAWDISLPCAEDKTGASFEIKLADDATALQDFENSYDAIDPASAEFLGFKSSSYSENAFKSFTHNWYQYALNGGHLLWSQFDIYLIKTPTATYKLQITSYYDESVTSGNYSFRADEVTELVGEAANE, translated from the coding sequence ATGAGACTTAATAAAGATTTAAACCAGAAATTCAAATTAACCAGCTTAGCACTGTGCGTTTTACTAACAGCTTGTGGTGGTGGCGGTAGTTCAAGTGAGGAAACCACATCTGAACCAACGACACCGACAACACCAACAACACCTGAACCAACGACTCCAACAGCACCAACGCAAGGTGATATTATTGGGCCACATAGCACTGGCAGTACTAGCGAGTCGGTATTTGTATATTACGATTTAGATGCTAAAGCCGTTGTTGAATTAGCGACAGAAGAAGAAGCCGCAGCGAACACCGTTTGGGATATTGCCTTTAAACGTACAAATATTTATCTTAATCAAAACAGCGATAATGCCATTACGGCCTATGCCATGGGCAATAATAGTGACTTTTTTGATGCCAATGGCGACCCTATCGCAGCAAGTTTCATTGCCGCCAATGCTGACACTGAGTTAGATGATTATTTAGCGGTAAAAACTAGCGATATACCAACCGATGACACATTATTCATCGCTGATGTTACCGCAAATATTATTGAAGGTTTCTACGACTACAATTCGACAACACATGTGGTTAGTGCCGCTGATACCAAATACTTCATTACTGATTCAGACGGTGCCTTCACTAAATTTAGAGCAACAAGCATTACCACTGCAGGTCGAGGCATAGGCCAAATAACTTTACAGACTGCTTATCAAGGTAGCAGTGACGTTGCTTTTGCCCCTGAGCAAGCGCTTGTTATAGACGCCGCATTAACTTGTTCAGGCGACGTAACCGCGGTGTATGTTGATTTTGATAGCAATCAAGAAGTAACCGAAGCTGATGCTTGGGATATTAGCCTACCTTGTGCTGAAGATAAGACTGGCGCAAGTTTCGAAATTAAGCTTGCTGATGATGCCACAGCATTACAAGATTTCGAAAACAGCTATGACGCTATTGATCCTGCTTCAGCCGAGTTTTTAGGCTTTAAAAGCAGTAGTTATTCGGAAAACGCTTTCAAATCGTTTACCCATAATTGGTACCAATACGCACTTAATGGTGGTCATTTATTATGGTCGCAATTCGACATTTATTTAATTAAAACACCGACAGCCACTTATAAACTGCAAATAACCAGCTACTACGATGAAAGCGTTACCTCTGGTAACTATAGCTTCAGAGCTGATGAAGTAACCGAACTTGTTGGCGAAGCCGCTAATGAGTAA
- a CDS encoding TonB-dependent receptor, which yields MNTIAQIAPDRSQTEHIVVTGTRTAKLLSDSPVLVDVINGETIAKISHGTLAQALNYIPGVVVKRSVKDGYNIQMQGFDGDHVLVLIDGQPIISPTGSSADLDQVPASNIAQIEIIRGAASVMYGSSAMGGVINIITHKSDEPALKLDYDVSQYQGNTLEDGDLNHTLKINAVENFSGWRTQLNALIIDDQGYDYDSNTVSQDAASVDKKFITLSANKAFEDLATSIKYQWLSDEKLRDSSIIPGQSEVIFYRTDVDQQQIDLGLKSTKNPKSPWQLNARYINHQENSGQSNSLRDTNIILSEINGQKVFQFNNIELVAGAVVHADKLTQDKPAENVIEVDNESRESVEVFVQGNWVKSDYQLLAGMRSQYDSDFGWHNALRLSAMKNFALGEGKLQWRAGIGQSYRVPNLKERFYVFDHSALGYMVLGNKDLEPETADSFNSSLTFNTTLADNKVDLRSDISVHYSKTDNLIDSIIDVEQSQETGLSIYQYQNISEAKIHGFDISTQLTFSQWKTQLNYSYLTSEDENNQRLLSRPRHQIKFNINYDIDAYDIEIIAYAVYQAGEAVPDSYQGVENNEYTTFNTVFNQAITDKLSWRISVDNIFDKHKKPTASSQNLFDARPVSSRTISAGISYKF from the coding sequence ATGAACACCATAGCGCAAATAGCACCAGACAGAAGTCAAACTGAACATATTGTTGTTACCGGCACTCGTACCGCAAAGCTTTTAAGTGACTCTCCGGTATTAGTCGATGTTATTAATGGTGAGACTATTGCCAAAATTAGTCATGGCACGTTAGCGCAAGCACTGAATTATATTCCAGGTGTCGTCGTGAAACGTAGCGTAAAAGACGGCTATAACATTCAAATGCAAGGCTTTGATGGTGACCATGTTTTAGTCTTGATTGACGGTCAACCCATTATAAGTCCTACTGGCTCATCCGCGGATCTAGACCAAGTTCCCGCCAGTAATATTGCCCAAATTGAAATTATTCGCGGTGCGGCTTCGGTTATGTATGGCAGTTCAGCCATGGGTGGCGTGATTAATATTATCACCCATAAATCTGACGAACCGGCTCTCAAGCTTGATTATGATGTCAGTCAATATCAAGGCAATACCCTTGAAGATGGCGACTTAAACCACACGCTAAAAATAAACGCGGTGGAAAATTTCTCCGGCTGGCGTACCCAACTTAATGCGCTCATCATTGATGACCAAGGTTATGATTACGACAGCAATACCGTCAGCCAAGATGCGGCGAGTGTTGATAAAAAATTTATTACCTTAAGCGCGAATAAAGCCTTTGAAGATCTCGCCACAAGCATTAAATACCAATGGTTAAGTGATGAAAAGCTGCGTGATAGTTCGATAATCCCGGGACAAAGCGAGGTTATTTTTTATAGAACAGATGTAGATCAGCAGCAAATAGATCTGGGCTTAAAAAGTACTAAAAATCCAAAATCACCTTGGCAACTTAACGCTCGCTACATTAATCACCAAGAAAACAGTGGTCAATCAAATAGCTTACGTGACACCAATATTATTCTGTCTGAAATTAATGGCCAAAAAGTTTTTCAATTCAACAATATTGAGTTAGTTGCCGGTGCAGTCGTTCATGCTGACAAACTGACACAAGATAAACCCGCTGAAAACGTTATTGAAGTTGATAATGAAAGCCGTGAAAGCGTTGAAGTATTTGTACAAGGCAACTGGGTAAAATCAGACTATCAACTCCTTGCCGGTATGCGTAGCCAATACGACTCAGATTTTGGTTGGCATAACGCCTTACGCCTTAGCGCAATGAAAAACTTTGCTTTAGGTGAAGGTAAATTGCAATGGCGTGCAGGCATAGGTCAAAGCTATCGCGTGCCAAACTTAAAAGAGCGTTTCTATGTTTTCGATCATAGCGCTTTAGGCTACATGGTATTAGGCAACAAAGACCTTGAACCAGAAACAGCAGATTCATTTAACTCAAGTTTAACTTTTAACACCACTTTGGCGGATAACAAAGTCGACTTACGTAGTGATATTAGTGTCCATTACTCAAAAACTGACAACCTAATTGACTCGATCATTGATGTTGAACAATCACAAGAAACAGGCTTATCTATTTATCAGTATCAAAATATTAGTGAAGCGAAAATTCATGGTTTTGATATCAGTACGCAACTGACCTTTAGTCAATGGAAAACACAATTAAATTACAGCTACTTAACCAGCGAAGATGAAAATAACCAACGCCTACTTTCCCGTCCGCGTCATCAAATAAAATTCAACATTAATTATGATATCGACGCTTATGATATCGAAATTATCGCCTACGCCGTTTATCAAGCAGGAGAAGCTGTGCCTGATAGTTACCAAGGCGTCGAAAATAATGAATACACCACCTTTAACACGGTATTTAATCAAGCCATAACAGACAAACTGTCGTGGCGAATAAGTGTTGACAATATCTTTGATAAACACAAAAAACCGACTGCAAGCAGTCAAAATTTATTTGATGCAAGACCTGTTAGTAGCCGCACCATAAGTGCTGGCATTAGCTATAAATTTTAG
- a CDS encoding alkaline phosphatase: protein MNSTWVSLSALSSFLLSSVAVAGVLPNVQKDSQWFVDGQQTVMAKTKLTTRNKAKNVILFVGDGMGLSTLTAARILDGQNKGQSGEEGYLSFEEFPYSAQVKTYNVDAQTPDSAGTMTAMMSGVKTDVGVIGVDEDIERGDCSTVSGNELVTSLEVAEIKGLSTGIISTARITHATPAATYAKSADRNWEDVSDMPEAAVTAGCVDIATQLIDFEKNLEQRFPGVDVDGIEVAFGGGRRHFLPKDASFNSADAVSAIEGDRTDGIDLTAKWQEQYQNGKYIIDQAGFDAIDASSTERVLGLFNESHMQYEADRSNDIAGEPSLTELTSKAIDILDNNEKGYFLVVESGRIDHGHHAGSAYNALTDTIEFSNAVQAAIDSTNPEETLILVTADHSHVFTIAGYPKRGNPILGKVVNVGATEPALAGDGMPYTTVGYTNGKGFRNLVNETNADLSYNDDALAGRQNLTTVDTTTTGFHQETTVPLSSETHAGEDISLHASGPGAHLAQGVIEQSVVFHLINQSLGLIAK from the coding sequence ATGAACTCGACCTGGGTTTCACTTTCAGCTTTGTCATCTTTTTTACTCTCTAGCGTTGCTGTCGCTGGCGTTTTACCTAATGTGCAAAAAGATAGCCAATGGTTTGTTGATGGTCAACAAACAGTCATGGCTAAAACTAAACTAACAACACGTAATAAAGCAAAAAATGTCATTTTATTTGTTGGCGACGGTATGGGGCTTTCGACCTTAACCGCAGCACGTATTTTAGATGGGCAAAATAAAGGCCAGTCGGGTGAGGAGGGCTATTTAAGCTTTGAAGAGTTTCCTTATTCTGCACAAGTAAAAACCTACAACGTTGATGCACAAACGCCTGATTCTGCCGGTACGATGACGGCAATGATGTCAGGTGTTAAAACTGATGTTGGTGTGATTGGCGTTGACGAAGATATTGAGCGTGGTGATTGTTCAACCGTCAGTGGTAATGAATTAGTAACATCTTTAGAAGTTGCTGAGATTAAAGGCTTGTCGACGGGCATCATCTCAACGGCACGTATAACCCATGCAACACCTGCGGCCACTTATGCAAAATCAGCTGATCGTAATTGGGAAGATGTTTCTGATATGCCAGAAGCTGCGGTAACTGCCGGCTGTGTTGATATTGCAACCCAGCTTATTGATTTTGAAAAAAATCTTGAACAACGTTTTCCAGGCGTTGATGTTGACGGTATTGAAGTGGCATTTGGTGGCGGTCGACGTCACTTTTTACCTAAAGATGCCAGCTTTAATAGCGCCGATGCTGTCAGTGCTATTGAAGGCGATCGTACTGATGGCATAGATTTAACGGCTAAATGGCAAGAACAATATCAAAATGGTAAATATATTATCGACCAAGCAGGCTTTGATGCTATTGATGCTAGCAGCACGGAACGGGTGTTGGGCTTATTTAATGAGTCGCATATGCAATATGAAGCTGACCGTAGTAATGATATTGCCGGTGAGCCTTCGTTAACCGAACTTACCAGTAAAGCCATTGATATTCTTGATAATAATGAGAAGGGTTATTTTCTTGTTGTCGAGTCAGGACGTATTGATCATGGTCACCATGCAGGTTCTGCGTATAACGCTTTAACAGATACCATCGAGTTCTCTAACGCCGTACAAGCGGCAATCGACAGCACTAATCCTGAAGAAACCTTAATTTTAGTGACGGCTGATCATAGTCATGTCTTCACTATTGCAGGCTATCCGAAACGTGGTAATCCTATTCTAGGTAAAGTGGTTAATGTTGGGGCAACTGAGCCTGCTTTAGCAGGTGATGGCATGCCATACACCACCGTCGGTTATACCAATGGTAAAGGTTTCAGAAACTTAGTAAATGAAACTAATGCTGACCTTAGCTATAACGATGATGCTTTAGCCGGTCGCCAAAACTTAACCACGGTTGACACGACAACAACGGGTTTTCATCAAGAAACTACCGTACCACTTAGTTCTGAGACCCATGCGGGCGAAGATATTAGTTTACATGCCTCGGGACCTGGTGCGCATTTAGCGCAAGGCGTTATCGAGCAAAGTGTCGTGTTTCATCTCATCAATCAATCTCTTGGCTTAATTGCTAAATAA